GAAGAATACTTTCCAATGTTATCTCTTACCGAATTAACTTTTTAAGTTACTCTCAATAAAACTCTAACTTGTATCCGTAGGTGTTGTCATTCATAATCCTAGTCCATAGGATATGGATTTAGGGGAACGTTATGGAGAGGCTAATGAAGCTAATTTTGATACTTCTAACTATTCTTATTTCTCCGCAAGTATTTTCTGAAACGAAGAAAGTTATATTCACTACCATACTACCTCAAAAGTGGGTTGTTGATAAGATTGTTGGAGATAAGTTTGAAGTAATATCAGTTGTAGATAAAGGTAGAGATTACCACACATTTGAGATCACTCCGTCGCTTTTAAAGAAAATAGGCGAGGCTAGTGTATATTTCTCCTTGAGTTTTGGTGATGCCGAAAAGAATATACTTGATAAAGTCAGAGGAACTTTTCCTAACTTGAGGATTGTTGATGTATCCGCTGGCGTCTATAAATTGAGATACAGGCATAGACATCACCATTCTTCTCATCATCACCATGGAAGATTTGACCCGCATATATGGACATCTCCGTTGAATATGAAAATAGTAGCAAAAAATGTGTATGAGGAAGTTGTGAGGATTGACCCACAGAACAAGGATTTTTACCAAAAGAACTATCAAAAATTACTGGAAGACCTTGACAAACTTCACCAAGAACTCAAGCAGATACTTGAACCTGTGAGAGGTAAAAAGTTTATGGTTTTTCACTCCACATTCAGATATTTTGAGAGAGATTACGACGTTTATGAAATAGCGATAGAACAAGAGGGAAAAGAACCAACACCAAAGGAATTGCGTATGATAATAGAAGAAGCAAAGAGAAACAACATTAAAATTGTCTTTACGCAACCTGTGTTCTCGCAAAATAGTGCCAGAATAATAGCAAATGAAATAGGAGGTAAAGTTGTTGAAATTGACCATGTTGATTACGAGTATATAGAGAATATGAGGAAGATTGCTATTCTCATAAGAGAGAGTTATAATTAGAAAGATGAAAGTAGCAGTAGAGTTTGATAGAGTAAGTTTCGGATATGACAAGAACAACAACATACTAAACGAAGTTAGTCTTAAGATTTACGAAAGTGAATTTATCACAGTTGTAGGACCTAACG
This Spirochaetota bacterium DNA region includes the following protein-coding sequences:
- a CDS encoding zinc ABC transporter substrate-binding protein encodes the protein MERLMKLILILLTILISPQVFSETKKVIFTTILPQKWVVDKIVGDKFEVISVVDKGRDYHTFEITPSLLKKIGEASVYFSLSFGDAEKNILDKVRGTFPNLRIVDVSAGVYKLRYRHRHHHSSHHHHGRFDPHIWTSPLNMKIVAKNVYEEVVRIDPQNKDFYQKNYQKLLEDLDKLHQELKQILEPVRGKKFMVFHSTFRYFERDYDVYEIAIEQEGKEPTPKELRMIIEEAKRNNIKIVFTQPVFSQNSARIIANEIGGKVVEIDHVDYEYIENMRKIAILIRESYN